Proteins from one Mycteria americana isolate JAX WOST 10 ecotype Jacksonville Zoo and Gardens chromosome 1, USCA_MyAme_1.0, whole genome shotgun sequence genomic window:
- the MYF6 gene encoding myogenic factor 6 has product MMMDLFETGSYFFYLDGENGALQQLEMAEGSPLYPGSDGTLSPCQDQMPPEAGSDSSGEEHVLAPPGLQPPHCPGQCLIWACKTCKRKSAPTDRRKAATLRERRRLKKINEAFEALKRRTVANPNQRLPKVEILRSAISYIERLQDLLHRLDQQEKMQEIGGDAFSFSPKQGNIPSSDFLSTCSSDWQSVSDHSRALGVSPKEGGSIVESSASSSLRCLSSIVDSISSDEPKLPSVEEVVEK; this is encoded by the exons ATGATGATGGACCTTTTTGAAACTGGCTCCTATTTCTTCTACTTGGACGGGGAGAAtggagccctgcagcagctggagatggCAGAGGGATCCCCACTGTACCCAGGCAGCGATGGCACCTTGTCCCCCTGTCAGGACCAAATGCCGCCAGAGGCCGGCAGTGACAGCAGCGGAGAGGAGCATGTGCTGGCACCCCCGGGACTACAACCCCCTCACTGCCCCGGCCAGTGTTTGATCTGGGCTTGTAAAACTTGCAAGAGAAAGTCGGCCCCCACGGACAGACGGAAAGCAGCCACCCTGCGGGAGAGGAGGAGACTGAAGAAGATCAACGAAGCCTTCGAGGCTCTGAAAAGGCGGACTGTGGCGAACCCCAACCAGAGGCTGCCCAAGGTGGAGATCCTGAGGAGCGCCATCAGCTACATCGAGAGGCTGCAGGACCTCTTGCACAGGCTGGATCAGCAGGAGAAAATGCAGGAGATCGGGGGGGACGCCTTCAGCTTCAGCCCCAAGCAAGGAAAC ATCCCCAGTTCAGACTTCCTGAGCACCTGCAGCTCCGACTGGCAAAGCGTTTCTGACCATTCCCGAGCCCTAGGAGTCAGCCCCAAGGAAG GAGGCTCCATCGTCGAGTCGTCGGCCTCCAGCAGCCTTCGCTGTCTCTCTTCCATAGTGGACAGTATTTCTTCCGACGAGCCCAAACTGCCCAGCGTGGAGGAAGTAGTGGAGAAATAA